GTGAAGTGcagagacaacagaaaaaaaaatgtttgttgtgAAGACTAGACTTGCCTTGATGCAGCAGTCACAGCAGACGACactaagagaaagaaataccCAGCATTATGTTTGAGAAAAGCTCAGTAGATACAGATGCCGAAGTTAAGGATGACTTTCCCAGAGTCTTAGTTTGTGACTGTAGCAAAGTCACTTGAAGGCAAAATGAACAAGTCTAGAGTTCTCTGTTCAGTTTGCCAGCCCTCCTATTTATGGCACTTTAGGTCATCTGAAGCACATAATCATTTGTAGCTTGAAGGCTTTAAATGCAAGTGCCCATTAGTTTTCACTAACAGCACTAAGAGCAGTTACTAAACTACCACTGGTTGTTCAGTTGTTGCTTGTAATCAATGCagcactttgctgctgcttcaaatAGATTTAAATGAGCCTGGATGAGCCTGaaatttcccttttcctctcctatGCGGAGAAAAACTCTGACAAATCAGTGGATAACACTGGGTCCGATTTCTTTCCCAGTCACAACGTCTGGAGTCCACTTCTCCAGTCTTGAACAGAAAATTCTGCTGAAAAGGCTCTCTCAGGACCTGCTCAAGCCCTTGACTGAAGTAAAATGCAACCTACAGAGCAAAATGAAGATAGTAATTGCTGAGAAGAATTGAGTGTTACGCTTGCACAGTAAATTTGGGCATTGCTAGCTTACTACTAAGAGTTAATATTGAATTACCACTTCAGAGCTAGTTTTCCcatgctctctgcagctgtagACACTCCAGCCTAGTTTGTCTGATAAGGCAGAGCTGAAAGGCTAAGGAACCCATTCCAATCCAAGGACTGCAACTGTCTGAATTCTGAGTATTTCACTActattctttcattcttttctccatcATCCTCATTCAGCCCTTTTGTACCCACTCACCTGCTGCAGAGGTAACAGCTGTAAGGCCACTTAAGAAACATCTGCTTATGGCAGCTGAAACAAATCTGTGGAATGGAAAGTTACTTGTGAATGCCAACAGGAAATACCTTTCTACCAACAGTATCCACTGCCTGCCAAAGAGTGAGCATATAAGCTAACCTTCTAAAGGCTTCAGATACATATACAATAACAGATCCATTGAAGGATAGCAGAGACACGGGAATTAAAAGctaaaaaggcagaagaggtCTTATTTGTAAGTCTGTGTTTTTATGATGCAGAGGTTTGGGGCAGCTGCCAGATAACAGGAGTTTAAAAAAAGGCTCTTGAACAAACAATAGCTGTATTGTGCAAGAGCGTAACAGTAGCTAGttaagagagggaagaagagagacaTTCTTTGAGGTAGACTGCAACAATCCCGAAGAGATTAAGTCAGGGCAACTTTGAATCCAATCCTGAAGCAATAAATGAGTCATAAGGAAGCTGATGAGTCTCTTGAACTTTATATGAAGAACATTCATACACAGCTGGCAGTCAGGAGTGATATTATCTtgagaaagctaaaaaaaacttcagcagTGTGAACACAAAGGGGGTAAGAGAGCCATTTTAGAATAAGCAGAGAGCAGGCAAATTAAAGCAGCATTGATAAGTAAGGTGAGAAGGAAACGGGAATTCATGAGCACAGGAGTGGAATTATCATAGCTGTGCTAGCAGAACTCTTTGGCTCTGTATATTACTGCTACAAAAGTGAGTACAAGTTGACCCCAAAGCCTAGCAGCATGAACTCCCTCACATCTGTGTTGCAAAGGGCTCACCACTGAAGACGTCTGCTCCAGGGGGGTTGGTGGGAGCAGGCCCTCTAGAAGAGGCTGTGACTAAGTAAGCAGAGTGAACAGGCAACAGTCCTGCACTGTAGCATTCCCTCCCTCATCTCTCCAGCCTTTACATTCATCACCCAGCAGCGTGGCTTAAGTAAGCACAACTCAAGTGTTAGAGTCTGAATTAAGAGCCTTTGCCTCTCTGTGTACCAGATTTCAATCTATATCTTTGAGAATTCAGAGTTGGCCAACAGGAATGGCAATCAGCTGTACtagcacagaaataataaacaaaacactgaataaagGCTAGGCTGCTACTTAGACGATTTACACAGCCTAAGCTTGATTAGAAGCCATCACAGCACAAGTATTAAAAGATCTTATACAGCCTAGGGCCAAACTCAGATCAGCTGCATGAACAGGAAGAATTGAGGCAGAGAGCACCTCAGCAGTTCAACACTAAGAGACACAAAATCATGCAGCTTCTATCAAGGCAAGGACAGCACActacaaggaaaagaaaatgtacctTTGCTCTTGGAAAGACACCATCACTACCTCCTTGGGAAAAGCCTTCCCTTTTCAGCACTATCATTGCATATCTGGTTCCAATCAGTTCAGCAATGGTTGGTGATGGCCTTGTAGTAGGAAAATAACAGTCCTGTCCAAAGACAGAAGTTAAGCATTAGAAAATGCTGAAGACACACACATACTGGAAAAGCGATCCTCAAAATTCGATCCTAAGAGACTCAGCAGCATTTGTCTCCAGAACTCACTTCTGCCAGTAATGGGCTGTAGACATTACTAGTAGAGAACACTACAGGTAGTACTGCTTTAGTTTTTGAGATTTTAGACAAAAATTCAAGTAGTTTCCTGAAGCTGCACTAGGGAACACATCCTTTGGTCCCCATAGCAGTTAATCCCATCTCCAGAGCCAGTCTCCAATGACTTCTACCCTTGGATAGCAACCACAGCACGGATGGTACCCTTGGCCCCTCCTCATCTACGGTACAGGTTCTCTTTCCACAGCACATTGCTCTTGCCTTATCTTTCCCAAAAGACCCACTGTCCCCACACAAACAGCAGCTATTGTCTTgttgctgaaaatgaaagaaaacagtttttactGAGGTGGGGAGCCTAGCCTACCTGGATCCCCCACCATGCTCCCGAACAAAGAGGTTGGGGTTATGGTAAGTTTAGAGGTTTATCCAGGGCTGGGAAAAGGAGCAGTGCAGATCTCCACATGTACACTACAAGTTTTATACTGCCTCcaagtaaaaaataatatccCAACTTAAGTTGAACATACAATATGgcttaaataaaaccaaaataacatGCTCACGGCATGTACACAAGGTTCAAGGTGCACACTGGAATCATCATCAGATATATTAGAACAGCTTGGCAGCTGATATGCCAGACTTACAAGTTCCTTGCTTTGAAGGCCAGTGTCTAAAGATTTGGACCTTCCTCTGTAAggatgcagctgctgctggccaatattcaggaaacatttagTTTGAAGGTCTCCTAGCACAGGTGTGCTCATGGGAGGAAGTGTATGACCTGCAGCAAGACCTGAGTAGAAAGAGAGAGcttcagacagcagaaaaaaagatgactgtCAGCTTCTAGGTGTTCTCCCCCAAGGCTGAACAGTCAAGAGCATGACACTGCCTTCTGAAGACAGCTAGGCCTGCATCTCTCCTTCTCAAACCTCATTAACTCAGATCACAAAATGCAGAGATTACTGTAATTATGCTTGTCAGTAGAAAGTGATAAGCCTTCATTAGCACCATTTAgtttaataaaatcaaatgttCTACTTGAACATTCAAAAGGCTCATTAAGCTTTTACTGTGAATTCAGTTATGCCTTTTGGGATATGCTGTCATTGTTTTGAAGCTGCGGGAGATGTACAAGCATCAGTCAACTGCAGAGGAATGGTTTTCTAAGGACACCTCCCCAGACTCATTATTTAGTGTTGGAACTTCTTCTGTCAAGTACCTTTAAGTGATCAGAGAGGTGCAGTACAGTAAGCCCTAACTTAAGTTCATGGCAGCCAAGCAGGCCACTGACACTGACTATACTTTGTCACCACCTGGTTTACACGCGTAACAAAAACAGCACTGACCTGTGCTGCTGTAGGACATTACTGATGACCTGGCTGAGGCAAGCTGGGTGCTGGAAGGCAGCTTTGGAGTAGTTTCCTGTAGACCAGAGGACAAGGTATTCTTAAGCTTGCTCAAACTACTACTAAACAAAACCCAGGACTCAGAATCGACCAGAAACAGCACAAGGCTCATCCAGAagtagaaggaagaaagaaaacaatgtagAATATTTAGAAATTTTGTGTTCCAAGAGGCAATTGCAACAAAATTTTCCCCAACAAGGAAGCTCCAGTCAAGCTAGTTAAGTTTCAGATTCATCTGTTATCTCCCTCAATCAAGTTCCATGTTGATTTTAGTCACAAATTTTCAGTGGGTCAAAAACCAACTTCACTAGATTCCTCCTTTACAGCTTTCAGAGTACTTCACCATTTTTCTTAGTTCAGGCTCACATGCAGCAACACTGGAAAAGCATTAGGAATCCCAGTAACCTAGTTCAAACCCAGTGCTGTATGTAAAGAGCATAGTTTCTAGCTTCTCtaggaaagcagaacaaagttGCAGCCTCCATAGAGAAGATCTTTCTAGTTCACAGTAATACACCAACAGCTCTCAAGCACTGAACATTCCTACAAGTAGCACATTCTTGTACAAATATAGCtaagattttctgcttttattaattCATATCCGTTTTCCCCAGTTaagcaaatgcatttcagacaaatgtttacagaaaacagattccTGTTGGTTTGCCAGAGCATCTGTGCTAAACATAATGTGTTAGGGCTTAACTCTGTTCCATAGAATTTCTGACTGTGCTCAGACTGAATCCCAGAACCATACACAGTCAAGCTTTTCACGATCAGTCTATAAAGAACCCAAAGCCTGCATAGCCCAGTTTACTGAAAAATGGTGCTCCTTTAGTTGCTCGACAGGCAGGAGAGTGGGAATTCACCAGTAAAGTTgcttcctaaaaataaatatgtgaaaTGCAAGTGTATCTAGCATCAGTTGCCTCACTGTGAGGGAAAAGTGGGAGAAATTTTGGCCCATACTGGCCAGACTCCTATGTGTATCAAGATTTCAGTAATACCTAGTTTTAAAGACAACAACAGACCTTAGAGTTATAGGCCGCAATCATGCcacaaaaaaagtgtttaaatatCACATGAGCTTCTGTAGAGTCAAGGACTTCAGTGAATGCAACAGTACCatgtttgtttacttttgaAGGACAAGATTGTTCACAGTGAGATTTGAACCTGATATTCTAAGATACATATCTGTATAGATACAATGCCTAGAATAGACTATTTATACTTATCCAGCCCTTTCATTTAAAGCCTTACCTGAACTCTTGATCTTGGATGCTGTGCTATTGTGTTGACAACTTGAAATGCTGCACTGGCATCTTGGGATGTTAAAAAACTATCATTTGGAGATTTCAAGACAATGTTTGGAATCACAGACATTTCTGAGGGGGTGagggaagtgaaagaaaaaaatacacatgcatAAAGTAAGATATTATGTTGTCAAAATAAAACGACAGATCTTACACCCATATATCAGAATTTGATATTTGCCCTGCTATTTAGTATTTTAGTTTTAGGAGATTATTGAAATCCTGTTCTCTAAGTTAGTTGACAAATTCAGGTCAAGACTTAATAAGCCACAAACAGGTTTTCTAGAAGTATTCTTATGCTATATGACCTTTACAAACAAAGTTTGCATTCCCTTCTCCCTTACATTATATGCTATCCATTATTTTCAGTCAACGCTGACTTCAGCTGTACGCTTGTTAAGGTCACTTTGTAGCAGATACCTTTGGGCCTGCTCCTGCTTTCCCTTGCTGATGATGGTTGAAGCTTCTGTGGTTGCTTAATTTCTGCCATGAGCTGTTTGTGTAAAGTAGGCTCTGATGGCACACGCTCTTTCAGCTTCCACTCCAGCACCTGCAAGCAGAGCATAGCACTGAGAAGAGCCAGTAGCTAAAGTGGGGAGACAGTGGTGACAGAAATAGACCTTCAGCAATGGCACTGTTTTACAAGTGCCTCTCACTCAAGAGGACACTGAGCCCTGTACACCTGTGCTTCCCATAcctcatttcttgttttctgaggCACATGAGAGAAGCTTTAGTGTTTGTTAAAGAACACTTCAGCAACTTTCAGATTTGAAACAAGGCTTGATCAAGTAGTATAGGAGTCCTTTCAGGACCACAAAGCATTCCAGgtggaagaagcagcagtggaagGAGAGAGACTGATCACCTTTCTCTGAAGATCTGCCACCCCCCATTTCCCTAATCCCGTGCATTTGCAGATAGTTCTGCCCAACATTGAATTACAGTTAACCCTCTCCTAAAGCCAAACCAGTAGTTAAGACATTAAATCCGTATTCCCAGAAACCATCCTGTCAGCTCTGAAGTTATGTTGGTTTGCTTTCATTAGATACAGCAGCACCAGGTCACCTACAGGTTTTAGATGAGGCCTGGGAGCAGCTACAGCATTGCTGGGGGTTCTGCATTTTTGCTCGATGATCAcctgaaagagcagaaatggTGCTTAAGCAATAAGGTTCTTTCTCTACTGCTTGTATACCTTCCCATTCAGTGGCACAATGAATAACTCGAATAAAAATTTGAGAATGAAGAAAGTAgagaagcaataaaaagaacTGAGTAGGGGAATGAAGAAGCTTGCTTAGAGGTTTTTGGTAGAGATGGCTTTGTCTGTGGGAAGAGACAATCAGAAGGCCTGCACAGCCCTTTTGAGCATGCACAGGAAGCAGACAGCATTCTAGTCCTAGCAGCTCAAAGTGCTCTAAGAAGTCACTGAAAAATGTTGTACTCAGATTTTGATGTCAGGACTTTATCCTGACCAGAGCCATGATCATGATACTTTCATCAGTGATAACTCAGTTCCAGGGAGGATAGTTAGCGAATGGGTTAACAAGACTATAACAAGAGTTgtagcagcaggcagctgaatGCATAAGCTAGAGTCCCACAGATTGGTTTACAGCTCTACATAAACTAGGAACAATAGCAAGATAGAATTGCAGTGCAGGTATTCTCGTGAGGCAGGTTGTTTCTCTTAAAGCCTGTGCTTGCTGTAGAggggacaggaaaaaaaaagtcggGTTGTACATGTATGTCTTTATCTGCCTTATCcacttatttttactttgagcCTATGCCATTTGCTTTCCCTGTGAATACAATTGCAGAATACACAGGAGTGCAGGTAGAACACCACTAGCTGTGCCTTAATTAATTTGCAAACTAGACCACTGTTCACTACAGGAGCTTTAAAGTAGCTTTGCAGATAGGGAAATCCTTATTTAAGAGCCTTCACAAACAAAAGCCTGAACAGTAAGTACTCCATGCTTTCTCCCAGCATTCTTGACAAACGCTCTTCAAACTGAAGCTTGTGCTTCTTGTCAACcacaaggaatgaaaacaacaacaaaaaaaatcaagagccAGTTCATCCTGCCACCTTGAGTTATGTTTCTGTACTACATAGTGCTTTGCAATGCACAACAGTACCAATGGAATGAGTAGTTGTGatgtattttctccttcccattaCTATTCATGTATTTATGAACAAATTAGCCTCCAGATAAGTGTTAGAGCCTTATCTGAAGGCTGGCACCACAATCAAGAAAAGTGAGAGCTAGGATTTTATGGGGGTTTAGCTGAAGATTTGAATCCCCCACACTCTAGGAGAGCCagcaagaaggggaaaaataatgttgatgtCTAGCATGGTAAGAAAACTTTTCACTCTTTAAAATATTGGTCTTTATTATAAGTGGAGTTGTGTCTCATCTTCTGCCAAGATGCCTGTTTGCAAAACACACCAATGCCACAAAGCCTTATGCTAGTGTTTTAGATCTGCTCATCATTCC
The Numida meleagris isolate 19003 breed g44 Domestic line chromosome 1, NumMel1.0, whole genome shotgun sequence genome window above contains:
- the LOC110399783 gene encoding protein spire homolog 1-like isoform X4, translated to MLKLDDEGMKPTVTLQDVIKACEDHLSMPSEATRHYKMTCRSLFTEFMEIQKLVSIIQTSKESLKKMDEEDLLEYHTQEKEKQWASLWPSVICELQNGVKLRKATDRPQRPVPLKECTYSPYELLLDDIRHKRYKLRKVIIEQKCRTPSNAVAAPRPHLKPVLEWKLKERVPSEPTLHKQLMAEIKQPQKLQPSSARESRSRPKEMSVIPNIVLKSPNDSFLTSQDASAAFQVVNTIAQHPRSRVQETTPKLPSSTQLASARSSVMSYSSTGLAAGHTLPPMSTPVLGDLQTKCFLNIGQQQLHPYRGRSKSLDTGLQSKELDCYFPTTRPSPTIAELIGTRYAMIVLKREGFSQGGSDGVFPRAKICFSCHKQMFLKWPYSCYLCSSVVCCDCCIKMSMPFRMCMHLPLHFLKLLRLSTEEDPATQEQKSSELLHEIEHWECYSVPVILEPHGLAQPLCCRTRTMANWLTADICTQCEHYLLNVASNQRQNISLRRISQSWTKLE